One Coccinella septempunctata chromosome X, icCocSept1.1, whole genome shotgun sequence genomic window carries:
- the LOC123321324 gene encoding probable serine/threonine-protein kinase kinX, whose translation MEVCRRSSWLFTLLGVILLAEALQGVQGEVEIEGPSESECRPYIEKALRELEHVGGGDADVGQSNEESSSIDNLSIDEKQSDEQRSQETSEIDIETQESIEKDAEATSPTEEADATEVKTDESVESVTEDKEEEEKKTESEETTSGEVQKDKDDEQPSGSEESDGQSQENAEKASAEVQMNVEEVEATPVEASKETTEDTASVEEAVEPPTEETGSEPSTENEGVQTQETSTEEEKLSEESSREGRETVDDTLQGETGTETSAEEEKSIENPPESGENADALDQPESNEKEEETRSDEVRTSSETVEETSDESKSDKSDDVTGEPIVEEIKSEADEDNSSTTDDEKSNEPLEQQDVASAESSETIREKREVSESNELNTEEKTEEENKNKEDTQTNSVEHNEDSKGLSKEEVEDKDDSEDKESVENTGTNEDNINDAVESNEATKSEEADSKNEESKEDEVAKQSNETNIDSGSNENEEVKSQETADDSSSVEKGSTEDAPEEELINGMEIPDNLRPRGHVEQLLKLDKEATKTEEIIDRVSEITLRELKRLYENAIKPLETLYKYRDLSNRHYGDAEIFSKPLILFMGPWSGGKSSIINYLLNVEYNDTALRTGAEPSPAYFNLLMYGEEEEVLDGTQLAADYTFSGLQKFGQGLEERLRGLKLKSKLLEKVNIVEIPGILEVRKQISRVFPFNDACQWFIDRADIIFLVYDPFKLDVGPETEAILDQLKGREYQTRIVLNKADQVKPEELMRVQGALIWNISPLMSSPQPPVMYTTSLWSRPYEQWAPVRLLHAQERAFLRDLRSAVDKRIENKIASARRFAVRVRNHAKMVDCYLTTYYNHKSIFGNKKQVSDAIIEHPQDYHIYEGLSTLTNISRYDLPDPEVYRDFFKLNPLYEFQQLSATCTYFRGCPINKLDVAIAYDLPELVGRHKRLVEAALSENSKQEQAQGS comes from the exons ATGGAGGTCTGTAGGAGGTCCTCATGGCTCTTCACGCTCCTTGGGGTCATTCTTCTCGCCGAGGCCTTGCAGG GTGTGCAAGGTGAGGTCGAGATTGAAGGGCCCTCCGAATCGGAATGCCGGCCATACATTGAAAAAGCACTCCGCGAACTTGAACATGTCGGGGGAGGAGACGCTGACGTAGGCCAGAGCAATGAAGAATCTTCTAGTATAGATAATCTGAGCATAGACGAAAAGCAAAGCGACGAACAACGAAGTCAGGAAACTTCTGAAATAGATATCGAAACTCAA GAATCTATAGAAAAAGATGCCGAAGCAACTAGTCCAACAGAAGAAGCAGAC GCCACAGAAGTCAAGACTGATGAAAGTGTCGAGTCAGTGACTGAAgacaaggaagaagaagaaaagaaaacCGAAAGTGAGGAAACGACGAGCGGTGAAGTACAAAAAGACAAAGATGATGAGCAACCTTCAGGAAGTGAAGAAAGTGACGGTCAGTCCCAGGAGAATGCAGAGAAAGCGTCAGCAGAAGTTCAGATGAATGTCGAAGAAGTAGAAGCAACACCAGTCGAAGCATCAAAAGAAACTACTGAAGATACAGCCTCAGTCGAGGAAGCTGTAGAACCACCAACAGAGGAAACAGGATCAGAACCCTCAACAGAAAATGAGGGAGTACAAACTCAGGAAACATCAACCGAAGAAGAGAAATTATCCGAAGAATCTTCACGCGAAGGAAGAGAAACAGTAGACGATACTTTACAGGGAGAAACTGGCACAGAAACTTCAGCAGAAGAGGAAAAATCTATCGAAAATCCACCAGAATCTGGCGAAAACGCTGATGCTCTCGACCAACCCGAATCGAAcgagaaagaagaagaaactcGATCAGATGAAGTCCGCACTAGCTCCGAAACTGTTGAAGAAACCTCCGATGAATCGAAGAGTGATAAATCCGATGATGTAACTGGAGAACCTATCGTCGAGGAAATCAAGAGTGAAGCTGATGAGGACAACTCAAGCACCACTGATGATGAAAAAAGTAATGAACCCTTAGAACAACAAGATGTGGCCAGTGCTGAAAGTTCAGAGACAATAAGAGAAAAAAGAGAAGTAAGTGAATCAAATGAATTGAATACAGAAGAAAAGACGGAAGAAGAAAACAAGAATAAAGAAGATACACAAACAAATTCGGTGGAGCATAATGAAGATTCTAAAGGGCTGTCGAAAGAAGAAGTGGAAGACAAAGACGATTCAGAAGACAAAGAGAGTGTGGAAAATACCGGAACGAATGAAGACAACATCAATGATGCAGTTGAAAGTAATGAAGCTACAAAGTCAGAGGAGGCCGATTCTAAAAACGAAGAAAGCAAAGAAGATGAAGTCGCAAAACAATCAAACGAGACCAATATCGATTCGGGTTCGAACGAAAATGAGGAGGTGAAAAGCCAGGAAACTGCAGACGATAGCAGCAGCGTAGAGAAGGGAAGCACCGAAGATGCACCAGAAGAGGAACTTATAAATGGTATGGAAATTCCTGATAATCTCAGGCCGAGGGGCCACGTCGAGCAACTTCTGAAATTAGATAAGGAAGCTACTAAAACTGAGGAAATAATCGACCGAGTATCAGAGATAACACTCAGGGAATTGAAGAGATTGTATGAAAATGCCATTAAACCTCTCGAAACTTTGTACAAATACAGAGATCTCAGCAACAGACATTATGGAGATGCAGAAATATTTTCCAAGCCTTTGATACTGTTCATGGGTCCATGGAGTGGTGGAAAATCTTCAATTATAAATTATTTACTAAATGTTGAATACAACGATACAGCACTGAGAACAG GAGCCGAACCATCGCCAGCTTATTTCAATCTTCTGATGTAtggtgaagaagaagaagtactGGATGGTACGCAGCTCGCAGCTGACTACACCTTCTCCGGATTGCAGAAATTTGGACAGGGCCTAGAAGAACGCTTACGCGGACTCAAATTGAAGAGTAAACTCCTGGAAAAAGTGAATATTGTTGAAATCCCTGGTATATTGGAGGTGCGAAAGCAGATTTCACGAGTTTTCCCTTTCAACGACGCATGCCAATGGTTCATTGATAGGGCTGATATTATCTTCTTAGTTTACGACCCGTTCAAACTGGATGTTGGACCTGAAACTGAAGCTATTTTGGACCAACTTAAAGGCAGAGAATATCAG ACCCGGATCGTTTTGAACAAAGCCGATCAAGTCAAGCCAGAAGAGTTGATGCGAGTACAGGGTGCTCTCATTTGGAACATTTCACCATTGATGTCGTCACCACAACCTCCAGTAATGTACACAACATCGCTTTGGTCCAGGCCATACGAGCAATGGGCTCCTGTTCGCTTATTGCATGCTCAAGAACGTGCTTTCCTCAGAGATTTGAGGTCAGCTGTGGATAAAAGAATCGAAAATAAAATAGCCAGTGCACGAAGATTTGCG GTACGTGTAAGGAATCACGCGAAAATGGTTGACTGTTATCTCACCACATACTACAATCACAAATCTATATTCGGGAATAAGAAACAGGTTTCGGATGCGATCATCGAACACCCTCAGGATTACCACATCTACGAAGGCCTTTCAACATTAACTAACATTTCCCGATATGATTTACCCGATCCTGAAGTTTACAGGGATTTCTTCAAACTGAACCCTCTGTATGAGTTCCAACAGCTTTCTGCCACCTGTACTTATTTCAGGGGATGTCCTATAAATAAGTTAGATGTAGCTATTGCCTACGATCTCCCAGAGCTAGTAGGCAGGCACAAACGTCTTGTTGAAGCTGCTCTCTCAGAAAATAGTAAACAGGAACAGGCTCAGGGGAGTTGA